CGGGCGCGTGCTGGAGGTCCGGGTCCACCCGGACGACCTCGGCAAGGTGATCGGCCGCAACGGCCGCACCGCACGCGCGCTGCGCACGGTCGTGGGCGCCATCGGCGGCCGTGGTATCCGGGTCGACCTCGTCGACGTGGACCAGGTTCGCTGAGCGAAGTTGAACACCGGCGCACGGGCCGGGGAGGGCAGCCGCCCGCCCCGGCCCGTCGTCGTCCGACAGGAGAGTCAAGGAAGTGCAGCTCGTAGTCGCGCGGATCGGCCGCGCCCACGGCGTCAAGGGCGAGGTCACCGTCGAGGTACGCACCGACGAGCCCGAACTGCGGCTCGGACCCGGTGCCGTCCTCGCCACCGACCCGGCCGGCGCCGGGCCCCTGACCATCGAGAGCGGCCGCGTGCACAGCGGGC
This portion of the Streptomyces changanensis genome encodes:
- a CDS encoding RNA-binding protein yields the protein MLEEALEHLVKGIVDNPDDVQVASRTLRRGRVLEVRVHPDDLGKVIGRNGRTARALRTVVGAIGGRGIRVDLVDVDQVR